The [Bacillus] selenitireducens MLS10 genome includes a region encoding these proteins:
- a CDS encoding TRAP transporter permease: protein MSKEAVPNEQTKEVLEKYDNESRVRSYRKYYVGLIVSIIAISLSVYHLYTSYFGTPVTLQHRSIHVAVVLALIFLIYPAYKKLDRRKLHWYDVILAMMAISTTVYIYIDYDGIVRRGGMPNEWDLVFGLILVALVLEGARRVTGWALPLLATLFIAYGLYGNHLSGLFRHRGYEWSDIVNFMYVTTEGVYGTAISVSATYIFLFILFGAFLQKSGMGQFFNDLALAIAGQTKGGPAKVSVIASGFLGSINGAAVANVVTTGSFTIPLMKKIGYKKDFAGAVEASASVGGQILPPIMGAAAFIMAEILGIAYRDIALAALLPALLFYLGVIIQIHLRATKEGLQGISKENLPLVKNVMMERGHLLIPLLFLMYMLFLSGRTIIFSAFLTILVTVAVSMIRKTTRMSVKDIIGALDNGARTALAVAIACASVGIIVGIATLTGFGLKLANGIVILGGESLFLTLMFTMVASIVLGMGLPSIPTYIITATMAAPALVQLGIEPLVAHLFVFYFGIFANITPPVALAAFAAAGISGGRQMRTGGISMKLALAGFIVPYIFVYNSNLLLINTTIMQGIVVVITSVIGVTMLSFAAEGYFFTKMNWLFRAVLFGGALLFMNPNGYQDLIAILILVAVGILQYMKAKKEGGINLPLEGYRDRYDQEEPAIVTT from the coding sequence ATGAGCAAGGAAGCGGTCCCGAACGAACAAACGAAGGAAGTCCTTGAGAAATATGACAATGAATCGAGAGTCAGAAGCTACCGGAAGTATTATGTGGGTCTCATCGTATCCATCATCGCCATCAGTCTGTCGGTGTATCATTTGTACACGTCTTACTTTGGTACACCGGTTACCTTGCAGCACCGGTCGATCCACGTGGCAGTGGTCCTTGCCCTGATCTTTTTGATTTATCCGGCTTACAAGAAGCTCGACCGCAGGAAGCTGCACTGGTATGACGTGATCCTCGCCATGATGGCGATCTCGACAACGGTCTACATCTATATTGATTACGACGGCATCGTTCGCAGGGGCGGTATGCCGAACGAATGGGATCTCGTCTTTGGGCTGATCCTCGTTGCCCTCGTCCTTGAAGGCGCGAGACGCGTCACCGGTTGGGCGTTGCCTCTTCTTGCCACGCTGTTTATCGCCTATGGCCTGTACGGCAATCACCTGTCCGGTCTGTTCCGGCATCGTGGCTATGAGTGGAGTGATATCGTCAACTTCATGTATGTGACAACGGAAGGGGTTTACGGAACGGCCATTTCAGTATCGGCAACGTACATCTTCCTCTTTATTCTCTTTGGCGCGTTCTTACAGAAGTCGGGGATGGGTCAGTTCTTTAACGATCTCGCCCTGGCGATTGCCGGACAGACGAAGGGCGGACCGGCGAAAGTGTCCGTCATTGCCAGCGGGTTTCTCGGCAGTATTAACGGCGCGGCCGTGGCGAACGTCGTGACAACGGGGTCGTTTACGATTCCTTTAATGAAGAAGATTGGGTATAAGAAGGATTTCGCTGGCGCCGTCGAGGCATCTGCGAGTGTCGGGGGGCAGATTTTGCCGCCGATCATGGGGGCGGCTGCTTTCATCATGGCCGAGATTCTCGGGATTGCATACCGGGATATCGCCCTTGCGGCACTATTGCCGGCACTGCTCTTCTATCTTGGGGTCATCATACAGATTCACCTCCGTGCGACAAAAGAAGGCCTGCAGGGGATTTCCAAAGAGAACTTGCCGCTTGTGAAGAACGTGATGATGGAACGCGGCCATCTGTTGATCCCGCTCTTGTTCCTGATGTATATGCTCTTCCTTAGCGGACGGACGATTATTTTCTCAGCGTTTCTCACGATTCTCGTGACTGTAGCTGTATCGATGATTCGAAAGACGACAAGGATGTCGGTGAAAGACATCATCGGGGCACTGGATAACGGTGCGAGAACGGCGCTTGCCGTGGCGATTGCCTGTGCGAGTGTCGGCATCATCGTCGGGATTGCCACATTGACAGGCTTCGGGCTGAAGCTTGCCAACGGGATTGTCATCCTTGGCGGTGAATCCCTGTTCCTGACGCTCATGTTCACCATGGTGGCGTCGATCGTCCTCGGCATGGGTCTTCCGAGTATCCCGACGTATATCATCACGGCGACTATGGCGGCACCTGCCCTTGTGCAACTCGGCATTGAACCGCTCGTGGCCCACCTGTTTGTTTTCTACTTCGGGATCTTTGCGAACATCACGCCGCCGGTGGCTCTGGCTGCTTTCGCTGCAGCGGGGATATCCGGGGGACGGCAGATGAGGACCGGGGGCATCTCGATGAAGCTCGCCCTGGCCGGATTTATCGTCCCGTATATCTTTGTCTATAACAGCAATCTTCTGCTTATCAATACAACGATTATGCAAGGGATCGTCGTTGTCATCACTTCCGTGATCGGGGTGACGATGCTGAGTTTCGCAGCAGAAGGCTATTTCTTCACGAAAATGAACTGGCTGTTCCGGGCTGTCCTCTTTGGCGGTGCGCTCCTGTTCATGAATCCGAACGGTTATCAGGATCTCATCGCCATTTTGATCCTTGTTGCCGTCGGTATTTTGCAATATATGAAAGCGAAGAAAGAAGGCGGGATCAACCTGCCTCTTGAAGGCTACCGGGACCGCTACGACCAGGAGGAACCGGCGATTGTTACCACGTAA
- a CDS encoding DUF1850 domain-containing protein, whose protein sequence is MKRLMGLLIIMVMGTGLYYTSANETGEVMVVLESEREGQVFFERPVSAGDIYELSWIHSVEKTPWAERYAVTDGDAFLLERTEFASYGAGVPHEANEVRTENGMIIYDGINTLHDDLRWIHSHQAEHALYINGEQAFPPSAIPHQTAVRLYIEWRSSE, encoded by the coding sequence ATGAAACGACTTATGGGTCTGCTGATTATCATGGTGATGGGAACGGGGCTTTACTATACGTCCGCAAATGAGACCGGTGAAGTGATGGTTGTTCTTGAAAGCGAGCGGGAAGGACAGGTCTTTTTTGAAAGGCCGGTATCCGCCGGGGATATCTATGAACTGAGCTGGATTCATTCTGTGGAGAAGACACCCTGGGCCGAGCGGTACGCTGTAACCGACGGGGATGCATTCCTCCTCGAACGGACTGAATTTGCCTCCTACGGCGCAGGTGTTCCTCATGAAGCGAATGAGGTACGAACGGAAAACGGCATGATCATTTACGATGGCATCAATACGTTGCATGATGATTTGCGTTGGATCCATTCGCATCAGGCGGAGCATGCCCTCTACATCAATGGTGAACAGGCATTCCCCCCGTCAGCCATCCCGCATCAGACAGCAGTCAGACTCTATATTGAATGGAGGTCATCCGAATGA